A genome region from Conger conger chromosome 16, fConCon1.1, whole genome shotgun sequence includes the following:
- the cdc42ep1b gene encoding cdc42 effector protein 1b: MSLGKLPGIKGLVSGSQGKRRFKNDLSVDMISPPLGDFRHTMHVGRGGDVFGDTSFLSNHGGAGSGDGDSGGSKTAKFFSRTLRHVRKTPVRPRGGSRDLSSPPPPVSPIMKNAISLPQLNLENGCLRRALFPVSPSCPEGSTFSSYGLQSGFVTLPRLSRADRQAQDYSAASDFRRNSFSDDGDCSLPRSDSMTSFVVDLGPSLMSEVFGVIDSPNHVHAADRSWEEEEEEEEEQTSSTPEPPADAPSVNSPFLSPLRPGRAGGGSSRDGEEAGESGDPLKMAAPDEVTRSPSREDPGMAPERFKMAAHVLARHYSTGGISRGPEQTGEEDCPGSANNSSICFQERAPYAYAEDEDEIKV, from the exons ATGAGTCTGGGGAAGCTTCCGGGGATAAAGGGCCTGGTGTCCGGCTCCCAGGGGAAGCGGCGCTTTAAGAACGACCTCTCGGTGGACATGATCAGCCCGCCTCTCGGGGACTTCCGGCACACCATGCACGTGGGCCGCGGCGGCGACGTGTTCGGCGACACCTCGTTCCTTAGCAACCACGGCGGGGCGGGCAGCGGGGACGGCGATTCGGGGGGCTCCAAAACCGCCAAGTTCTTCTCCCGCACGCTGCGGCACGTGCGCAAGACCCCCGTCCGGCCCCGGGGGGGCTCCCGCGACCTGTCCTCGCCCCCCCCGCCCGTCTCCCCCATCATGAAAAACGCCATCTCCCTGCCGCAGCTCAACCTGGAGAACGGCTGCCTGCGGAGGGCGCTGTTCCCCGTCTCGCCCAGCTGCCCGGAGGGCTCCACGTTCTCCTCCTACG GTCTGCAGTCGGGGTTCGTCACCCTTCCGCGCCTCTCCCGCGCCGACCGCCAGGCGCAGGACTACTCCGCGGCCTCGGACTTCCGCCGCAACTCCTTCTCGGACGACGGCGACTGCTCCCTGCCGCGCTCCGACTCCATGACCTCGTTCGTCGTGGACCTGGGGCCCTCCCTCATGAGCGAGGTGTTCGGCGTGATCGACAGCCCCAACCACGTCCACGCGGCCGATCGCagctgggaggaggaggaggaagaggaggaggagcagacaAGCTCCACCCCTGAGCCGCCAGCCGACGCCCCTTCTGTTAACTCGCCCTTCCTGTCGCCGCTGAGACCGGGCAGGGCGGGCGGGGGGAGCTCTAGAGACGGAGAGGAGGCGGGAGAGAGCGGCGAtcctctcaaaatggccgcccctgACGAGGTCACGCGGTCCCCCTCCAGAGAAGACCCGGGCATGGCGCCCGAAaggttcaaaatggccgcccacgTACTGGCACGGCATTACAGCACCGGCGGGATCTCACGAGGGCCAGAGCAGACTGGAGAGGAGGACTGCCCGGGCTCCGCGAATAACTCCTCCATCTGTTTCCAGGAGAGGGCGCCCTATGCCTACGCGGAGGACGAGGACGAAATCAAGGTGTGA
- the LOC133114541 gene encoding SH3 domain-binding protein 1-like: MLNLLKQQFGSAGKNQDASDLLTDDLALVEQRVEPVKRAAQVIHKRLASCLQSQQGVDAEKRTKKLPLMMLSLSMAESLKDFDGDSPIRKVLEMCCFMQTLLAKSLADFELVLEREVLEPLHKLSEEDLPEILKNKKLFAKLTTDWLTARNRSQPNPLEVEEAWRKLESIKDQYSADLYHFASKEDSYTNYFIRLLELQADYHKNSLDCLETNIREMKENHSLSGPKLCFPSGQVYGASLLSHLEESSREIAAPIQECVRMLLQTGLKEEGLFRLTAAASVVRRLKCCLDNGDIDHSEFSCDPHAVAGALKSYLRELPEPLMTFELYNDWLKAAGEKDVADKLEQLKGALSKLPPENYSNLRYLVQFLARLSEHQAVNRMSPSNIAIVLGPNLLWPRTEGVDSLQDMASASSVQVVTVVEPLIKHASRLFPEAVDFGIPADPPSPVTPRSEAGTVSAPSSPPHTDSSVSTKGTSGPFNVPGSLGHQNTVWENINLNPTSDNVAQDPIQNQNPNPTQTQTPRSNQPDPAPDQSSSGQGAAPPLKARRSLQHAKPPLGPNKPAVLGPRPTIKPRAPAPPLRQGTGPQTQPAPPIESQASANNKAKPKKAPRCPPPPPPPQPPQPVSK, translated from the exons GTGGAGCAGAGGGTGGAGCCAGTCAAGAGGGCCGCCCAGGTCATCCACAAGAGGCTGGCCAGCTGCCTGCAGAGTCAGCAGGGGGTGGACGCAGAGAAACGCACG AAAAAGCTTCCTTTAATGATGCTGTCCCTCAGCATGGCAGAGAGCCTCAAGGACTTTGATGGAGATTCCCCCATAAG GAAGGTTCTGGAGATGTGTTGCTTCATGCAGACTCTCCTGGCAAAGTCTTTAGCAGATTTTGAACTGGTGCTTGAGAGAGAAGTTTTGGAGCCTCTCCATAAACTCAGTGAG GAGGATCTGCCAGAGATTCTGAAGAACAAGAAGCTATTTGCCAAACTGACCACCGATTGGCTCACCGCCCGGAACAG ATCCCAGCCCAACCctctggaggtggaggaggcctggaggAAGCTGGAGAGCATCAAG GACCAGTACTCTGCAGATCTCTATCATTTTGCCTCTAAGGAGGATAGCTACACTAACTACTTCATCCGT CTGTTAGAGCTACAAGCTGACTATCATAAGAATTCCCTGGACTGTCTGGAGACGAATATCAGAGAGATGAAAGAAAACCATAGCCTGTcag GGCCCAAGCTGTGCTTCCCCTCAGGGCAGGTGTATGgagcctccctcctgtcccatctggaggagagcagcagggagaTCGCTGCTCCCATCCAGGAGTGCGTACGCATGCTGCTGCAAACGGGCCTCAAAGAGGAG ggtttGTTCAGGCTGACTGCAGCAGCCTCTGTGGTCAGAAGGCTGAAGTGCTGCTTGGACAATGGGGACATCGACCACAGCGAGTTCAGCTGTGATCCTCATGCCGTGGCAG GAGCCCTGAAGTCTTACCTCAGAGAGCTGCCAGAGCCTCTCATGACCTTTGAACTCTACAATGATTGGTTAAAAGCTGCTGG ggaaAAAGACGTTGCAGACAAGTTGGAGCAGCTGAAGGGAGCGCTGAGCAAACTTCCCCCGGAGAACTACAGTAACCTCCG GTACTTGGTTCAGTTCCTCGCTCGTCTTTCAGAGCATCAGGCTGTGAACAGGATGAGCCCGAGTAACATCGCCATCGTGCTGGGACCCAACCTGCTGTGGCCTCGcactgaggg ggtggaCTCCCTGCAGGACATGGCCTCGGCCTCCTCTGTGCAGGTTGTGACGGTGGTCGAGCCGTTGATAAAGCACGCCAGCAGGCTGTTCCCTGAAG CTGTGGATTTCGGGATCCCAGCAGACCCGCCCTCGCCCGTGACCCCACGCTCAGAGGCTGGGACGGTCTCAGCGCCCTCCTCGCCCCCTCACACTGACAG CTCCGTGTCGACTAAGGGAACGTCTGGTCCCTTCAATGTGCCTGGCTCACTGGGCCACCAGAACACCGTGTGGGAGAACATAAACCTAAATCCGACCTCTGACAATGTCGCCCAGGATCCTatccagaaccagaacccaaATCCCACCCAGACCCAGACACCGCGGTCCAACCAGCCAGACCCCGCTCCTGACCAGTCCTCTTCTGGACAAGGCGCCGCGCCACCATTAAAAG CCAGGAGATCCTTGCAGCACGCCAAGCCGCCACTCGGCCCGAATAAGCCAGCGGTCCTGGGGCCTCGCCCCACCATAAAGCCCCGGGCCCCGGCTCCACCACTTCGCCAAGGGACGGGCCCCCAGACCCAGCCGGCACCCCCAATCGAGTCCCAGGCTTCAGCCAACAACAAGGCCAAGCCCAAAAAAGCCCCCAGGTGCCCACCCCCTCCGCCACCCCCCCAGCCACCCCAACCGGTCAGTAAGTAG